The following is a genomic window from Actinomadura sp. WMMB 499.
GGGATGCGACGTGCTGCTGTGCGAGGCCGACAGTGACCGGGTGCCGGACGGGGACGAGCGGGTGCACCACACGCCGGAGGACGCCGGCGACACGGCCGGGGCTGCCCGCGCCGGCCGGTTGATCGTCACCCATGTCGGCCGTTCCCTCACCCCGCGGCAGGCGGTGGCTCGTGCGTCGGCCCGGTTCGGCGGTCCCGTCGACCATGCCGCGCCCGGTGCCGCGTTCCCGGTCGGTTAGGCCGCGTCCTGGCCCGACCCCTGTGCCGGTTGCATACGCTGGCGATATGCGTCGGGGACGGCATGCGTGTGCTGGTCGTCGAGGACGAACTCTTCATGGCGGAGGCGATCCGCGACGGGCTGCGCCTGGAGGCGATCGCAGCCGACATCGGCACCGACGGCAACCCGCCTTGGAGCTACTGAACGTCAACGCCTACGACATCGCCGTGCTCGATCGTGATGTTCCCGGACCCTCCGGTGACGAGGTGGCCCGGCGCATCATCGCCACCGGCAGCGGCATGCCGATCCTGATGCTCACCGCGGCCGATCGACTCGACGACAAGGCGTCGGGGTTCGAGCTCGGAGCCGACGACTACCTCACCAAGCCGTTCGAGCTGCGGGAGCTCGTCCTTGTTGGAACGTGCCTGGGACGAGAACGCCGATCCGTTCACCAACGCCGTCCGCATCACCGTCTCGGCGCTGCGCAAGCGCCTCGGTGAACCCTGGCTGATCGCCACGGTCCCCGGAGTCGGCTACCGCATCGATGTCGGCATGGAGTCTGGGCAGGGTCGTGGATAGGCGTGCGGGGCTGAGCGCCCGCGCCAAGCTGGCCCTCAGCTACGCCGGGTTTCTCATGATCGCGGCCGTCCTGCTCCTTGCGGTGGTGTGGGTCTTCCTGCTGGGAGGCACCCACGCCGGCTTCCTGGTCCCTGATCTGGCCGACTTCGCTCGGGCCTTCGATCCGGGCAACCGCGGTCCGCGGGTGTTCGTCCCGGCAGCGATCCTGGTGCTGGGATTCATGCTGGTGTTCGGCCTCGGGGGCGGGTGGATTCTCGCCGGCCGCATGCTCGTGCCCCTGTCCCGCATCACCGACGCCACTCGCACGGCCGCACGGGGATCGCTCTCCCCCCGGATCGAGCTGAAGGGCCGCAAGGACGAGTTCCGGGAGCTCGCCGACGCCTTCGACGGCATGCTGGCGCGGATCGAGGCGCACGTCGCCGAACAGCGGCGTTTCGCGGCGAACGCATCCCACGAACTGCGCACCCCGCTCGCGATCACGCAGACCCTTCTCGATGTCGCCCGCAACGATCCGAACCGCGAAGCCAGCGAGCTCGACGAACGCCTCCGCCGCGTCAACGCCCGAGCGATCGAGCTCACCGAGGCACTGCTGCTGCTCAGCCGCACCGACCAGCGATCCTCCGTCCGGGAGGACGTCGACCTGTCACTCATCGCGGAGGAAGCCACCGAGACGCTCCTGCCTCTCGCCGAGAGGCAGGGCGTCGCCGTCGAGGTCTCCGGGGGCATCACGCCCGCCTTCGGCTCACCTGTGCTGCTGCTGCAGATGACCACGAACCTCCTGCACAACGCCATCGTCCACAACGTGCCGGAAGGCGGCACCGTCCAGATCCGCACCACCGTCGACGCCGAGACCGCCGTACTGACCGTCGAGAACACCGGCGACAAGCTCAGTGCGCAGTTGGTCTCGACGCTCACCGAGCCGTTCCAGCGCGGCACCGAGCGCATCCACACCGATCAGGCGGGGATCGGCCTCGGTTTGGCGATCGTCAAGAGCATCGTGCAAGCGCAGGACGGAACGCTCTCGCTGAGCCCGCGCGCCGACGGCGGGCTCCGCGCCACGGTGCGACTACCCGTTACGGGGCGGCAGGTCCCGTAGGAACGGCGTGCCCCGGTTGTACGGCCACCGGCGACAACGAGACGCGGCGCCGGGTCGGCTTTCACCACGATCCCCTGCCGATCAGTATCCCGCGGTTTGCATGAAACCGATCGAATACACTCATGGGGAGCGACGTGGAGTCTGAATTGTGAGAGTAGCCCGACGGGTTATGGAACCGGACCAGCCCGTCATCGGCCGCATAGACCAGTACGAGATGGCCTCCCCGTCGCGGCTCGCAGGTGCGGGGGTCGCGAATCTCGGGCGAGACTGAAGCGATCATCGCCTGCCCGGGACGAATATCTCGACTGGAAATTTCTATGGGGGTGCGTTCGACCAGCTTGCAGTCGAATCCGAATTGTGAACCCACCCACGCCATGAATGGTTTGTAGAGGAGTCCTTGAACCTTTTCCGAGGGCTCCATCACATAGCATCCCCAGTCGAGAGATTGAGCAAGAAGTTCGCCCATCGACAGCCGTACGTTCGTCCAGCCGTGGAGCAGCGACTGCAGGCACGCCAGGCCGCAGACTTTGCGGGACCAGAACAGGTACTCGTCGCTCGAGCGATACCCGTCGGACGCCCAGTCGTGCAACTGCGATGGATCGGTGCACCGCAGGAAGACTTCCAGGTCCGACGAGTCGGTACGTCGCACGACGACGTCGTCGTTCCGCTCCAGACCTCCCCACTGCGAAATGCAATGGAGGCTGCCATCACGTGATGGGAAAGTCGAAGTAGGCATCGGGGCGGGGTTCCCTCCTTAGCCTGTAATGCCACCACTCGCAGTCGTACCGATCAAAGCCGCAGTCCTCCATGATGGAACGGAGATGCTCGCGGTTCCGAAACTCGATCGGGGCGATTCCTGGGGCGCGATGATGGGAGATCGGGTCCATGAGGTCATGACGGCCGCCCATGGGAGCGAGTTCGCCCGTGGCAAGGTGATAGAGCGTCAGGTCGATCGCACTGCCCCTGCTGTGACCCGACAGCGGGGCCACGTAACCCTTCTTCACCATCTCGGCACGGTCGATGTTCGGGTAGTGCTCCCGTTTGGTCCGGCCGTCCTCTGGCAGTTCTGACCAGTGCAGGAAGCAGTCGACGGCGCGTTGCGGGCGATATCCGTCCCAGAGCAGCAGGCCGAAACCAAGTGAGGCCGCCTTGTCGCGCGCCTGCTCCAGGGATGCGCAGAGGGCCCGGGTGCCGACAATACGGTTCGCGAGGTAGCCGTCCACCGGTTTGCCGGTGAAATTGTCCCAGGTGGCGTACTTGGCATCCCACCGGACGCCGGGCACCGACTCGTCGACGTAAACGAAGTCGCCGTTCATCGTTTCTTTCCGCGCAGCGTCATCGAGATGAGGCGGTCGATCACGTCGGAGAGCGACAACCCCGCGGCGGCCATCATCCGCGGGTAACGGCTGTACGACGTCATGCCGGGCATGGTGTTGACCTCGTTGAGGACCACCCCGCCGTCGCCGGTGAGGAACATGTCGACGCGGGCGAGTCCCTTGCAGCCCAAGGCGCGGTAGATGGTCTTGGCGGTCTCTTGGACGAGCTGCCGCGATTCGTCGGGGATGTCGGCAGGAACGATGAACGTGGAGTTCTCCGATCCGGTCTCGGGAGAGGCCTCCTGATGGATCCGGAAGAATCCGTGCGAGAGGTCGACGCGGTCCACCTCGCCCACGACCAGGCCGTACGGTGCCCCCAGTACAGCGCAGCCGACCTCGCTGCCGTCCACGGCTTCTTCGATCACGATCTTCGAGTCGTACTGTCGCGCCGCGCTCAGCGCCCCCGGCAACTCATCTGCTCGGGTGACCTTGCTGACCCCGAAGGACGACCCCGAACGGGCCGGCTTCACGAAGACGGGATAGGAAAGACGGCCAGGATCGACCTTCTCGTTCTCCGCGACGACCCAGAAGTTCGGTGTGGCGATCCCTGCGCCCTTGGCGATGGTGTAGGCGAGGGACTTGTCCATGCACACGACCGAACTCTGGACATCGCAACCGACGTAGGGGATGCCCGAGAGTTCCAACAGGCCCTGGATTCCGCCGTCTTCGCCGAGCTTGCCGTGAAGTACGGGCAAGACCACGTCGAGGCGTTCGGGCTCGCAGGTCCCCTGTTCCATGACCAGCAGGCCATGCGTGCCTCTGTCGGGTGACAGTGCGACCGGACGGGTGACGCCGTTCTCCCACCCGGCGTCCGGGCCCTCGCAGAGCTTCCAATCGCCGTCGGCGGTGATGCCGATCCAGAACGGCTCGTACTTCTCGTTGTCGAGGTTCCGCGCGATCTCCTGCGCCGACTTGACGGAAACGGGATGTTCTTCGGAGGCGCCCCCGAAGATGATTCCGACCTTCACTCTGTTCATGCTGTTCTCCCACGTTCGAAGTTCACGCAGTTGATGAGGCTGTTCTCGACGGTGTCGCTCAGGGCGCGTTCCGTGTAATAGGCGGAGTGTGGACTGATCAGCACGTTCGGCAGCCGCTGCAGCCGCACCAGGACCTTGTTCTCGATGTGCCTGTTCCGGTGGTCGGCGTAGAAGATTCCTTCCTCGCCTTCGAGAACATCCAGCGCCGCGCCGCCCAACCTGCCGCTCTCCAGTGCAGAGAGGAGAGCCTCGGTATCGAGCAGCGGTCCGCGCCCTGTGTTGACCACGTATGCGCCGGGCTTCATTCGCGCGATGCGTCGGCGATCGAGGAGATGGTGCGTGTCCGCGGTGAGCGGGGTGTGGAGCGTGACGATGTCGCTCTGCGCCACCAGTGCATCGAGCGGTACATGGGGCGCGCAGGTTCGCGGTCGCCTGTCGTGGGCCAGTACGCGGCAGCCGAAGCCTTGCAGCCGGTGGATGACCGCCGTGCCGATGCGCCCTGTTCCGATCACGCCGACGGTCAGGTCGCGCAGTTCCTTGCCACGGGTCTCACTCAGGCGGTAGTCATGAGCGTCCGAGTTGCGGATGGTGGATTTCGCGTCGCGCACCGCCATCAGTATCAACATCAGCGTGTAGTCGCCCACGCTGTCCGGCGAGTAGGCGACGTTGCCTACCGAAATTCCGACGCGTTCCGCGTATTTCAGGTCGATGTGGTCGCAACCGATGCTTCTGGTGGAGATGTACTCCACGCCGACTCTGCCGAGCGCCAGCAGCGTGGCGTTGGTGATCTGGGTCTTATGACTCACGCTGATGCATCGGTCACCCCGCGCCAGTTCAGCGTTGGTCTCGCAGACGGCTGCCTCGACGATGGTCGGCGACACTCCGAGGCGGGCGGCCATATCCCGGAACGTGGCGGCTTCATCTTGGCTGCACCCGAAGGCAGTGACCCCCATCGCTGGGGACGGCTGAAGGGGCGGCTCGGCCACCCCCTGGGCGCGACGGTCCGCGATCGCTTCGCCATGGACCGGACCCGGTTCGCTGTAGGCCATGCCTGAAGTCAAGCCAGCGGGGTGTTGCCAGTACGTATGCGTTTTTCGATATGCGGACGACATGCGCCGGACGATGGGAATCCGTGAATCCACCCGAAGGCTCGCCGCCGCGCCGACGGCACGCTCCTTCCGGATGACCGAGGCGCCGCTGCGACGCCGCGCCGTGTCCGGCGGGACATGTACCTCTGCCGCTCGCCTGCGTCCTCGGTCCTTCTGGAATGCCATCGGAGGCATGCCCGAATTCCCGGTCCGTCCAAGCGGCCCGAGTCGGTCGAACTTTTGGCACGTTCCGGCGCCAGAGGTCCGAGAGCGAGATTACCGCTTATTAAGAAGTTCATTGCCAACACCTTGTCGGCATGTGAGCCTCCCCACTGAGAGTCACATCCGGGTGCGTACTCCCGCCAGAGCCCCTGGAGCTCTGGGCGCGCCCAGGGGATTGGCGGTATGCGTGTCGAAGAACGTGATCTCGAACGGCCGGGCGCATCCCCGCGCGGGGCATCGGAGTTCGCGCCGTCGGCTGCGGTCGGGGGCGGTCGCCACGACGCTCCTCGGCGTCGCCGGACTGCTCCCGGCGCTGCACGCACCGGCGGCGGCCGCACCGCCGGCGTGCGCGCCACCGAGCGACGGCGCTCCCCTCTTCGTGACCGACGGCTGCGCCGACCCCAGGTTCGACCAGCCCTACGTGGACGTCGACGAATGGCGGGACACGCCGGTGCGGCACCGTTACGTGCACGGCGGCTTCCGGGGCACCGACGCCAAGTTCTCCTTCGCCTTTCCGGCACCCGAGGAGTACCAGGGACGGTTTTTCCACTTCGTCAACGCCATCCCCGGAACCGAGAACGTCTCCGCGCTCAACATCGGCTTCGGGATGGACAGCGGCGCCTACTACGTCCAGACGAACGGCGGCGGCAACGAGGCGATCCGGACCGTCGAGGACGCGGTCGTGCTGGGCAAGGACCCGTCGGTCGCCGGTTACCGGGTCGACGCGGCCGCGGCGAAGTACTCGCGCGTCCTGGCGGCCGAGATGTACGGACGGCACCGCCCGTACGGCTACGTGTACGGCGGCAGCGGCGGCAGTTTCAAAACGATCAGTGCCGTCGAGAATTCCAGGGACGTGTGGGACGGGTCGGTCCCGTTCGTGATCGGCACGCCGCAGTACATCCCGAACGCCTTCACCCCGCGCGTGCACGCCCTGCGGGTCCTGTCGCGCCGCGACAGGCTCCCCGGGATCGTCGACGCCATCGAACCCGGCGGCAGCGGCGACATGTACGCGGGCCTCAACGAAGAGGAGCGCGGGGCACTCGAAGAGGTGACGCGGATGGGGTTCCCGCCGCGCGGCTGGTTCGCGCACGAGAACCTGGACGGCGGCGCCCTGTCACTGGTGTTCAACTACGTGCCCTACCTCGATCCCACCTACGTCGAGGACTTCTGGACCCGTCCGGGCTATCTCGGCACCGATCCCGCCAGTTCGGTGCGGGAGGCGCGCGTCCGGCACGAGACGACCGTCGCCGAGGTCTCCCCCGCGACGTTCACCCTGCGGCTGGCCGATCTCCCGGCGGGCGATCTCACCGGCGTGGACCTGGTGCTCACCGGCGGCGCGGCGGCGGGCAAGACGCTGCGCCCGAGCAGCGTGGAAGGCGGCGTCGCCAGGTTCGCCTTCGGTGCCGACCCGGAGGTGTTCGCCGCCGTCAGGGCCGGCGACGGCGTGCGCGTCGACAACTCCTGGTACCTCGCGGCCCAGACCTACCACCGCCACCAGGTGCCGGGACGCGACTACGACGTCTGGGACCAATTCCGCGACCGCCGGGGCCGCCCGCTGTATCCCCAGCGCGACGTGCTGGTGGGCCCCAAGGCCACCTACTACGGCGCCGGCTCGCTGCAGACCGGCCGCTTCGACGGCAAGATGATCGCGATCTCGAACCTGATGGACATCGACGCTCTCCCCTGGGCGGGCGACTGGTACCGGGACAAGGTCAGGAAGGCCCGCGGCGCCGGCTTCGGCGGCGACTTCCGCCTCTGGTACTTCGACCGCGCCGGGCACCTGCCCACGGTGAGCCCCGCCGAGAGCGGCCACCTCGTCGGCTACTACGGCGTGCTCCAGCAGGCCCTGCGCGACCTGAGCGCGTGGGTGGAGAAGGACCGGCCCGCGCCCGCGAGCACCGAGTACGACGTGGTCGACGGGCAGGTGAAGGTGCCCGCCCACGCGTGGTGGCGGCGGGGCATCCAGCCCACCATCGACCTGCGGGCCGACGGCGGCGACCGGGCCGAGGTGAAGGCGGGGCAGCCCGTCACGCTCTCCGCCGACGTCGCGCTCCCGCGCGGCACCGGCGAGGTCGTCGCCGCCGAATGGGACTTCGAGGACGCGGGCGCCTTCCCGGTACGGGGCGAGATCGACGGCCGGGGCCTCGTGCGTCAGGTCGAGGCCGAGCACGCCTACACCGAGCCCGGCACCTACTTCGCCGTCCTCCGCGTCACGGCCCAGCGG
Proteins encoded in this region:
- the vanA gene encoding D-alanine--(R)-lactate ligase; this encodes MNRVKVGIIFGGASEEHPVSVKSAQEIARNLDNEKYEPFWIGITADGDWKLCEGPDAGWENGVTRPVALSPDRGTHGLLVMEQGTCEPERLDVVLPVLHGKLGEDGGIQGLLELSGIPYVGCDVQSSVVCMDKSLAYTIAKGAGIATPNFWVVAENEKVDPGRLSYPVFVKPARSGSSFGVSKVTRADELPGALSAARQYDSKIVIEEAVDGSEVGCAVLGAPYGLVVGEVDRVDLSHGFFRIHQEASPETGSENSTFIVPADIPDESRQLVQETAKTIYRALGCKGLARVDMFLTGDGGVVLNEVNTMPGMTSYSRYPRMMAAAGLSLSDVIDRLISMTLRGKKR
- a CDS encoding D-isomer specific 2-hydroxyacid dehydrogenase family protein, which codes for MGVTAFGCSQDEAATFRDMAARLGVSPTIVEAAVCETNAELARGDRCISVSHKTQITNATLLALGRVGVEYISTRSIGCDHIDLKYAERVGISVGNVAYSPDSVGDYTLMLILMAVRDAKSTIRNSDAHDYRLSETRGKELRDLTVGVIGTGRIGTAVIHRLQGFGCRVLAHDRRPRTCAPHVPLDALVAQSDIVTLHTPLTADTHHLLDRRRIARMKPGAYVVNTGRGPLLDTEALLSALESGRLGGAALDVLEGEEGIFYADHRNRHIENKVLVRLQRLPNVLISPHSAYYTERALSDTVENSLINCVNFERGRTA
- a CDS encoding PKD domain-containing protein, which encodes MSKNVISNGRAHPRAGHRSSRRRLRSGAVATTLLGVAGLLPALHAPAAAAPPACAPPSDGAPLFVTDGCADPRFDQPYVDVDEWRDTPVRHRYVHGGFRGTDAKFSFAFPAPEEYQGRFFHFVNAIPGTENVSALNIGFGMDSGAYYVQTNGGGNEAIRTVEDAVVLGKDPSVAGYRVDAAAAKYSRVLAAEMYGRHRPYGYVYGGSGGSFKTISAVENSRDVWDGSVPFVIGTPQYIPNAFTPRVHALRVLSRRDRLPGIVDAIEPGGSGDMYAGLNEEERGALEEVTRMGFPPRGWFAHENLDGGALSLVFNYVPYLDPTYVEDFWTRPGYLGTDPASSVREARVRHETTVAEVSPATFTLRLADLPAGDLTGVDLVLTGGAAAGKTLRPSSVEGGVARFAFGADPEVFAAVRAGDGVRVDNSWYLAAQTYHRHQVPGRDYDVWDQFRDRRGRPLYPQRDVLVGPKATYYGAGSLQTGRFDGKMIAISNLMDIDALPWAGDWYRDKVRKARGAGFGGDFRLWYFDRAGHLPTVSPAESGHLVGYYGVLQQALRDLSAWVEKDRPAPASTEYDVVDGQVKVPAHAWWRRGIQPTIDLRADGGDRAEVKAGQPVTLSADVALPRGTGEVVAAEWDFEDAGAFPVRGEIDGRGLVRQVEAEHAYTEPGTYFAVLRVTAQRDGDAETPYGRVQNLARVRIVVR
- the vanX gene encoding D-Ala-D-Ala dipeptidase VanX, with amino-acid sequence MNGDFVYVDESVPGVRWDAKYATWDNFTGKPVDGYLANRIVGTRALCASLEQARDKAASLGFGLLLWDGYRPQRAVDCFLHWSELPEDGRTKREHYPNIDRAEMVKKGYVAPLSGHSRGSAIDLTLYHLATGELAPMGGRHDLMDPISHHRAPGIAPIEFRNREHLRSIMEDCGFDRYDCEWWHYRLRREPRPDAYFDFPIT
- a CDS encoding HAMP domain-containing sensor histidine kinase, with amino-acid sequence MIAAVLLLAVVWVFLLGGTHAGFLVPDLADFARAFDPGNRGPRVFVPAAILVLGFMLVFGLGGGWILAGRMLVPLSRITDATRTAARGSLSPRIELKGRKDEFRELADAFDGMLARIEAHVAEQRRFAANASHELRTPLAITQTLLDVARNDPNREASELDERLRRVNARAIELTEALLLLSRTDQRSSVREDVDLSLIAEEATETLLPLAERQGVAVEVSGGITPAFGSPVLLLQMTTNLLHNAIVHNVPEGGTVQIRTTVDAETAVLTVENTGDKLSAQLVSTLTEPFQRGTERIHTDQAGIGLGLAIVKSIVQAQDGTLSLSPRADGGLRATVRLPVTGRQVP